The region GATGAAAATACTCAGGTCACGCTCATTGGGCACCCGCTCCAGTCGTCCGGGAGCGCCCGGCGCCTTACTCAGGCAATCGCACTGCGCCGGAGCCAGCCCGAGCAGCAGCCCAGCGCCCACGGCCGAGAGCAGGTTGTAGGCGTTGTGGCGGCCCACCAGCCCTGTGCGCAGTTCCCATTCATCCCCGCCATGGCTCAGCCCGAGAATCATGCCCTGGGGACCGGCGGCAGCGATGCGACACCGCAATTCGGCATCATTTGAATCAAGTCCAAATCCGAGCAGATCGGGGCGCATCTCTTTCAGACGGCGTCCATACTCGTCATCGACATTGACGAGGCCTCTGGCGCAACGTGCCGGGCCATCCAGAAACAGGCGAGCCTTGGCTTCAAAATAGCGCTGCATGTCCCCGTGATAGTCAAGGTGGTCCTGGGTCAGGTTGGTGAACACGCCCACTTCCATGGGCAGTCCGGCGGTGCGCTCCTGGTCCAGGGCGTGGGAGGAAACTTCCATGACCAGATTCTCGACACCGTCGCTGACCATGCGCCCGATGATCCCGTGCAGACTCAGGCAGTCCGGCGTGGTCATGGTCGCCGGGACCTGCGCGCCGGGCCAGGAACAATGCACCGTGCCAATGAGGCCTGTCGTCATGCCATTGTGACTCAGCAGAAAATGGATCAGGTGCGCGGTCGTCGTCTTGCCGTTGGTTCCTGTCACGCCGATGATCCTCGGCAGGCGCGACTGTGTCCCGAACGCCGTGCGGGCCAGCACTCCGAGAGTCTGAGCGGGACTCTGTACCGCTAGACAGGCAACGCCCTCAAGATTGCCTGCATCGACGCCGATGGCATGCACCACCACGCGTGCGCCGCGAGCCACGGCATCATCGATGAACCGTGCACCATCGACCCGAGTGCCTGAGAGTGCCACGAAAACGTCGCCAGGCGTCACCGCACCCGAATGGGTGCGCAGTCCGGCTCCGCCACGAAGCATTTCAAGCACGGTCTCAAGGTTCATCTGGTTCATTCCTAACCCGGTTGCCCTGTCAGCCAGAGCTGACATTTCTTGTCCGCCGGCCATTTCTCGCCGGGGAGCGGTTTCTGCTTTTCGATAATCACGCCATGCCCCTTGACCGAAGGCACGATCCCGCGCGCCACAAGGACCTCCAGAGCCTCGCGCACTGTCGCGCCCTGCAGGTCCGGCATGAACTCCTGGTCCACGCTGATGTTTTCCGTTCGCTTCACCGGGGCCGAAAATCGTTCCGGAGAAACCTTCGCCATCTGCATCGTCTCCACCGGCT is a window of Deltaproteobacteria bacterium HGW-Deltaproteobacteria-18 DNA encoding:
- a CDS encoding UDP-N-acetylmuramoyl-L-alanyl-D-glutamate--2,6-diaminopimelate ligase translates to MNQMNLETVLEMLRGGAGLRTHSGAVTPGDVFVALSGTRVDGARFIDDAVARGARVVVHAIGVDAGNLEGVACLAVQSPAQTLGVLARTAFGTQSRLPRIIGVTGTNGKTTTAHLIHFLLSHNGMTTGLIGTVHCSWPGAQVPATMTTPDCLSLHGIIGRMVSDGVENLVMEVSSHALDQERTAGLPMEVGVFTNLTQDHLDYHGDMQRYFEAKARLFLDGPARCARGLVNVDDEYGRRLKEMRPDLLGFGLDSNDAELRCRIAAAGPQGMILGLSHGGDEWELRTGLVGRHNAYNLLSAVGAGLLLGLAPAQCDCLSKAPGAPGRLERVPNERDLSIFIDYAHTPDALEKVSVALKSMGFKRLVTVFGCGGDRDAGKRPLMGEAVARHADVAVVTSDNPRTEDPDSIIDQIVPGLASARQVLREVDRRKAIALAVASMQPGDALLIAGKGHEDYQIIGTEKRHFSDFEVVRECLS